A genomic region of Oncorhynchus mykiss isolate Arlee chromosome 2, USDA_OmykA_1.1, whole genome shotgun sequence contains the following coding sequences:
- the LOC118936744 gene encoding uncharacterized protein C1orf232-like: MNPIWKVYKSKVLKTLNPDQEEYTEEEVNNAEIDMSPVQEDEGPNAVSQLAKRVQGAGAKGWNRMSALFNKEDEHQLLEETESPPVPDHPLAVTPEEPQRPARPSGFWGSFATNWKQMAASKQAEAAANETGTMEEGQEAAGEGGGEGGGESFQGENTEGEQSQDGGGGSNTSFSRYAMLGGGSENTPFKWNFVTGKLAELKTKSMSGQED, from the exons ATGAATCCCATATGGAAAGTGTACAAGAGCAAAGTGCTGAAGACCCTGAACCCGGACCAAGAGGAGTAcacagaggaagag GTCAATAATGCAGAGATTGACATGAGCCCTGTCCAGGAGGATGAGGGGCCCAATGCAGTGTCTCAGCTGGCCAAGaga GTGCAGGGTGCTGGGGCTAAAGGCTGGAACAGAATGTCAGCTCTCTTCAACAAAGAGGATGAGCACCAGCTATTGGAGGAGACTGAGAGCCCGCCTGTCCCAGACCA TCCACTAGCAGTGACGCCTGAGGAGCCGCAGAGACCGGCCAGACCCTCCGGATTCTGGGGTAGCTTCGCCACCAACTGGAAACAAATGGCCGCCTCAAAACAGGCTGAAGCCGCAGCAAACGAGACGGGCACGATGGAGGAGGGTCAGGAGGCGGcaggggagggaggtggtgagggagggggggagagtttCCAGGGGGAGAACACGGAGGGCGAGCAGAgtcaagatggaggaggagggagcaaCACCAGCTTCTCCAGATACGCCATGCTTGGAGGAGGGAGCGAGAACACGCCCTTCAAGTGGAACTTTGTCACAGGCAAGCTGGCTGAGTTGAAGACCAAGAGCATGTCTGGCCAGGAAGACTAA